A stretch of Haloprofundus halophilus DNA encodes these proteins:
- a CDS encoding 30S ribosomal protein S27e has translation MAGSFYRVVCPDCENEQVVFDRAATPVNCVVCGSTLARPTGGKAAFEGEVTETVEAR, from the coding sequence ATGGCGGGAAGTTTCTACCGCGTCGTCTGCCCGGACTGCGAGAACGAACAGGTCGTCTTCGACCGCGCCGCGACGCCCGTCAACTGCGTCGTCTGCGGCAGCACGCTCGCCCGACCGACGGGCGGCAAAGCGGCTTTCGAAGGCGAAGTGACCGAAACCGTCGAGGCGCGGTAA
- a CDS encoding 50S ribosomal protein L44e, whose translation MQMPRRFNTYCPHCNGHHEVEVEKVRSGRSTGMKKVQHRQRRRQTSHIGNAGKFSKVPGGDKPTKKTNLKYRCSSCGKAHMREGWRAGRLEFQE comes from the coding sequence ATGCAGATGCCACGCCGTTTCAACACGTACTGTCCGCACTGCAACGGCCACCACGAAGTGGAGGTCGAGAAGGTACGCAGCGGACGCAGCACCGGGATGAAGAAGGTCCAGCACCGACAGCGCCGACGCCAGACGTCGCACATCGGCAACGCCGGCAAGTTCTCGAAGGTGCCCGGCGGTGACAAGCCCACGAAGAAGACGAACCTCAAGTACCGCTGTTCGAGCTGCGGGAAAGCGCACATGCGCGAGGGCTGGCGCGCCGGTCGACTGGAGTTCCAGGAGTAG
- a CDS encoding HAH_0734 family protein, producing the protein MQQLIVHGDPGIRKDAVINYDGKEQICFSIQRQGDWHGPDEVQLWCTIGTAEEREAYEKREYVPHWLTVESIDAEALDVVKARSELSV; encoded by the coding sequence ATGCAACAGCTCATCGTCCACGGAGACCCCGGCATCCGCAAGGACGCGGTCATCAACTACGACGGGAAAGAGCAGATCTGCTTCTCGATTCAGCGCCAAGGTGACTGGCACGGCCCCGACGAGGTGCAGCTGTGGTGTACCATCGGGACCGCCGAAGAGCGCGAAGCGTACGAGAAGCGCGAGTACGTCCCCCACTGGCTCACCGTCGAGTCCATCGACGCCGAGGCGCTCGACGTCGTG